One Ignavibacterium album JCM 16511 genomic region harbors:
- a CDS encoding ATP-binding protein, which translates to MINPLNKIIGQEKVKLILEKIISSGKISHAFLFRGLEGVGKEDVAIRFAQAIVFSSNIPKEKKQNYISQIDKLTEPFIKYIFPLPRGKNEVDDDNPYEKLKQDEIELIQEELAKKATNHFYKIQIPKANNIKINSIRDINRFLSLSYDESIKRVIIISDAHLMNEPAQNALLKNLEEPPANIIFILCTSYPERLRETIISRCWNLNFQPLDQKEVEKVLNEKFEIDDSLARKISLLSNGSVTQGLKILNYGLEELKENVIKILRYSFGKKFYSAYKEFENIGKDSDTEYLEIIISLLIHWLNDFNKFRTSSGEIVFRDYQETFEKFYSRYPDINLLPLANRLDEISTRLKNNINLNLAISNIICEISSVIPAK; encoded by the coding sequence ATGATTAATCCTCTTAATAAAATTATTGGTCAGGAGAAAGTTAAACTGATTCTGGAGAAAATTATTTCTTCAGGTAAAATTTCTCATGCTTTTTTATTCCGAGGACTCGAAGGTGTCGGAAAAGAGGATGTTGCGATCAGATTTGCACAAGCGATAGTCTTTAGCTCAAATATTCCCAAAGAAAAAAAACAAAATTATATATCTCAGATAGATAAACTTACCGAACCATTTATTAAATATATTTTTCCTTTACCTCGTGGAAAGAATGAGGTTGATGACGATAATCCTTATGAAAAACTTAAGCAGGATGAAATAGAACTCATTCAGGAAGAATTGGCTAAAAAGGCAACTAATCATTTTTATAAAATTCAGATTCCTAAAGCGAACAATATAAAGATAAACAGTATTAGAGATATAAATAGATTTCTTTCACTTTCTTATGATGAATCGATAAAGCGAGTAATTATTATTTCAGATGCGCATTTGATGAATGAACCTGCTCAAAATGCACTGCTTAAAAATTTAGAAGAACCACCTGCAAATATTATTTTCATTTTATGCACATCTTATCCTGAAAGACTGCGTGAGACAATAATATCAAGATGTTGGAATTTAAACTTTCAACCACTTGATCAGAAAGAAGTTGAAAAAGTTCTTAATGAAAAATTTGAAATTGATGATTCTCTTGCCAGGAAAATTTCTTTACTATCTAATGGTTCTGTTACTCAGGGATTAAAAATTCTTAACTACGGATTGGAGGAGCTTAAAGAAAACGTAATAAAAATATTAAGATATTCATTTGGTAAGAAATTTTATTCAGCATATAAAGAATTTGAAAATATCGGTAAAGACTCCGATACAGAATATTTAGAGATTATTATAAGTTTACTAATACACTGGCTCAATGACTTTAATAAATTCAGAACAAGTTCAGGTGAAATTGTTTTCAGGGATTATCAAGAAACCTTTGAGAAATTTTATTCAAGATATCCGGATATCAATTTATTACCTTTAGCCAATAGATTAGATGAGATATCAACGCGATTAAAGAATAATATTAATCTGAATTTAGCAATCAGTAATATTATTTGTGAAATTTCATCGGTTATTCCAGCCAAATAA